Proteins encoded in a region of the Gemmatimonadaceae bacterium genome:
- a CDS encoding Gfo/Idh/MocA family oxidoreductase, with amino-acid sequence MTEPARRTLEHELQSPVVPRIGFLGTGWIGRHRLRAIAARGAGTVAAVADLSEQAVRDAVGGLASPPRMADSLAALLDYDDLDGVVISTPNAGHAEQAITALERGVAVFCQHPIGLTALETRRVVDAARANRRLLCSDLAYRFTSSITGIREIVRRGELGEIFAVDVAFHTSIGPDRHWFQDVAISGDGCIIDLGSHMLDLALWTLDYPALRAATSRVYAVGKPLRWSYDDVEDYAVARLDLETGATVQLICSWNQPASRLAVIAATFHGMRGIASFKNVHGSYYEFIAEHYVGASREAFSEPDTDWAGRGAVDWARRLGAGVTFDPAVARLVDLATAIDRIYGR; translated from the coding sequence ATGACAGAACCCGCCCGACGAACGCTCGAGCATGAGCTACAGTCGCCCGTTGTTCCACGAATCGGATTTCTGGGAACCGGTTGGATTGGTCGCCATCGCCTGCGCGCGATCGCGGCGCGGGGCGCGGGCACCGTAGCGGCGGTGGCGGATTTGTCCGAACAGGCGGTGCGAGACGCCGTCGGCGGCCTCGCCTCGCCGCCGCGCATGGCCGACTCGCTCGCAGCACTCCTCGACTACGATGACCTCGACGGCGTCGTCATCTCGACGCCAAACGCCGGGCACGCCGAGCAGGCAATTACCGCGCTCGAGCGAGGAGTCGCCGTGTTCTGCCAGCACCCGATCGGCCTAACGGCGCTGGAAACGCGGCGTGTTGTCGACGCTGCGCGCGCCAATCGTCGGCTGCTCTGCTCCGACCTCGCGTACCGCTTCACCTCGAGCATTACGGGGATCCGCGAAATCGTTAGGCGCGGTGAGCTCGGTGAGATTTTCGCGGTCGATGTTGCGTTTCATACGTCGATTGGTCCGGACCGGCACTGGTTTCAGGACGTCGCGATCTCCGGTGACGGCTGCATCATCGACCTCGGCAGCCACATGCTCGACCTCGCGCTCTGGACGCTCGACTACCCCGCTCTTCGCGCGGCAACGAGTCGCGTCTATGCCGTAGGGAAGCCGCTGCGATGGTCGTACGACGACGTCGAGGATTATGCTGTCGCCCGCCTCGATCTGGAGACTGGCGCCACGGTTCAGCTTATCTGCTCGTGGAATCAGCCGGCGAGTCGTCTGGCGGTAATCGCCGCGACGTTCCACGGGATGCGAGGCATCGCCTCGTTCAAGAACGTACATGGCTCGTACTACGAGTTCATCGCCGAGCACTACGTCGGCGCGTCGCGCGAGGCGTTTTCCGAGCCGGACACCGACTGGGCGGGTCGCGGCGCCGTCGACTGGGCGCGCCGTCTCGGCGCCGGTGTCACTTTCGATCCGGCGGTCGCGCGCCTCGTCGATCTCGCGACGGCGATCGATCGAATTTACGGGCGGTGA